TCCGGCAAATTGGGACCCGGTCGATTTTGTGTTGGGAAAATTCTCGGCCGACGAATCGGCCGAAATCGCGATTGCAATCCAGCGAGCAGCCGACGCGGTGGTCGATTGGGCCACCGAAGGCCTCGCAAGCTGCATGAATCAGTATAATTGAAAGGGACGTGAGACCGTGAGGACGCGCAAGCGTCCGCAAGCTCGTCTTCGTACCTCAAGCCTCACAGCCTCACAGCCTTTATCCCAGGAGTTTCGACTTTGGCTGCCAACGTTTACGAAGCGATGTTCATCCTCGATAGCAATCGTTACGGCCGTGATCCGGCGGGCGTGAGCGGTCAGATACCTGCAATGGTGCAGCAGTTGGGGGGCGAAGTGCTTGCCAACCGCCTCTGGGAAGAGCGCCGGCTTGCCTATCCGATCAATGGCCATCGCAAGGGCACCTACTGGCTCACCTATTTCAAGCTCGACAGCACCCAGATGGTGCAATTCCGCCGGCAATGCCAGTTGAATGAAAACATCGTTCGCTCGCTGTTCTTGCAGGTCGATCCGCGGATCGTCGATGCCCTCGTGGCCCACGCCCTGACCGGCGGTCAATCGGCGACGGCCGAGCAGCGGCGGGCGGCAAAGCCGGAAGCGGCCCCGGCTGAGGGAGAAGAAGAGACGGTCGGCGTCGATGCGCTCGCGGATTTAGAAGCTGAAAAGTCGGAAATCTGATCGCGCATGTCGCCTGCATCGTGGCTCATGACTCGCGACTCGGGTCCGAACCACGAACCGCTCGATAAGTTCTGCTTGCCCGCTTGATTGTAGCGGGTCTTGGATTCTGGTAGTTTGAAAGTGGCGTTGAGATACGTTTGTTCATCGGTTTGAGTCGCCCCAGGAGGCGCCCCGACATGGCTAGTTTCAACCGCGTTATTTTGGTCGGCAATCTGACCCGCGATCCGGAATTGCGTTACATTCCCAGCGGCACCGCTGTCTGCGAAGTCGGCCTTGCGGTCAACGATCGCCGCAAGAGTGCCAGCGGCGAGTGGATCGAAGAGACCACGTTTGTCGATGTGACACTTTGGTCGCGCACCGCCGAAGTGGCCAGCGAATATCTCTCGAAGGGCGCTTCCGTATTGATCGAAGGCCGGCTGAAACTCGACACGTGGGAAAAAGACGGCAAGAAGAATTCCAAGCTGCGCGTGGTCGGCGAAAAGATGCAAATGCTCGGCGGCAAGGGGGGTTCGGGCGGTGGACGCGGCGGCGCTGCCCGTGGCGGTGCTGCGCAAGGCGGCCCATCCTACGATGAATCGGAAGCCGGCTTCAGCGGCGAATCGTTCGATGATTCGCATGGCAGCCCGCCTCCGTCCAAGCGCGAGTCGGTCGGACACGGCACGCCCGCGCCGAACGACGACCTCCCCTTTTAATTAGTTCCCCGACGATTCAAATTCCCCAATCTAAATTCTGCGACATCTTTCGAGGTTCATCATGCCCAACGTTTCGAAGCACAAGACTCCCCCGAAGGCCAAGCGACTCGGCCGCGGCCCGCATGGCGGCATCGAATTGCTGTTGATCCAATCGGTCGATCACTTGGGTGGGCAGGGGGATGTCGTCGAAGTGAAACGCGGCTATGCGATGAACTACCTGCTGCCGCAGGGCTTGGCCACGATTGCCACCGACCACCATAAGCGGATGGTCGACAAGCATCGCTCGAAGCTGCTCGCCATTCAGAACCAACGGCTCGCCAGCCTTCGCACGATGGCCGAAGACTTGGGCCGCCAGAGCATCACGATCGAGGCCAACGCCAACGACGAAGGTCATTTGTACGGCTCGGTCGGAGCGCCGGAGATCGTGAAGGCGCTGAAGCAGCACGAGATCACGATCACCGCCGATCAGGTCCGCCTCAAGGGCCCGCTCAAAGAATTGGGCCTCTACACGGTGGCGATCCATTTGGGCCAAGAGATCGAAGCCGAATTGAAGGTGTGGGTGGTGCCGACCGTGGCCGATCATGTGCCCGAGCCCGCCGCGGCCGCGGAAAAACCGAGTTCTGAAAAGCCGGCCACCGCGACGAAGCCAGCCACCGCTGGAAAGCCAGCGCCTGCGAAACCGGCGGCCAAAAAATAACGCGCGCTAGCTTCGCCCCGCGTTGAAGCGCTTGCGGTTTCGCGCATCGCTCGCTGTTCAAGCGCACGCGATTCCGCCATCAGGGAGGATCGGCTCATGGCAACCGTCGAGCGAAACGGCGACTCCAAATCGCCGCGCAAAACGTCGATCTCGGCCGAAATTCTCGACCGGCAGCCGCCCCACAATCTCGACGCCGAACGCGGCGTGTTAGGCAGCATTCTGCTGTTGCCCCAAGTCTGCGACGACGTGGCCCTCATGCTGCGCGCGGGCGATTTCTACGACGACGCCAATCGCATGCTCTACGAGCACATGCTGGCCCTGCACGATGCCGGCCGCCGGATCGACAAAACGCTCCTCATCGAGCGACTCCGCACGGCGGGCCAGTTCGATCTGATCGGCGGTATGGGGTATCTGATCAAAGTGCTCGATTCGGTTCCCCACGCCGCAAATGCCACCTTCTACGCTCAAATCGTCCGCGATAAATCGACGTTGCGTTCGCTGATCCATTCCAGCACCGATATCCTTCGCGACGTGTACGAAGAAGCCCACGATGCCCGCGATCTTTTGAATCGGGCCGAGGAAAAAATCTTCGCGATTCTCGGCGAACGGGCCAACACCCAGGCCGTCGCGATTCACGATATCTTGAAGCTGGCGATGGAGCGGTTGGATCGCCGCATGAAACACGAGCACGTCGAAGGAGGCGTCGAAACGGGCTTTCGCGATCTCGACGCCCTGATCGGCGGGCTGCACAATTCGGAGCTCACGATCCTTGCCGCTCGGCCGAGCATGGGCAAGACGGCGCTGGCGCTCAATATCGCCGAATATTGCGCGCTCAAGGCCGGCGTGCCGACGCTTTTCGTCAGCCTGGAAATGTCGGCGATGGAATTGGCCGACCGGTTGCTTTGCTCGGCGTCGCGCGTCAATGGCCATAAGCTTCGCAACGGTACGATCACGGGCGAGGATCGCCGCAAGCTCTTGGAAACGGCCGGCGAGCTGAGCGAAGCGCCCCTGATGATCGACGACAGCCCAAGCCGCAACATGACGGAAATTTCCGCCACGGCTCGGCGGCTCAAGCGGCAAAACAAGCTCGGCCTGATCGCCATCGACTATCTGCAATTGATCGAGCCCGACAACCCGAAAGATTCGCGGCAGGAGCAAGTGGCGCGGATCGCGCGGCGGCTAAAGGGTGCGGCCCGCGAGTTGAACGTGCCGGTGTTGTGCCTCGCCCAGTTGAACCGCCAAGCCGAAGCCGCGAAGGAAAACCGGCCAAGGTTGAGCCATTTGCGCGAATCGGGCGCGATCGAGCAGGATGCCGACGTGGTGATGTTCGTGCATCGCGATGAGTATTACGAAACGAACGACGAAGACCGGGCCCGCGTGGCCGGCGAAGCCGATGTGATCGTGGCCAAGCAGCGCAACGGACCGACCGGCGATGTGAAGCTGGTTTGGAAGGGCGAATACACGCGCTTCGAGAACTTGGCCCACAAGCCGCACGACGAATTCGCCCCCTTCGAATAACCGCCATCGGCTTTCGCCTGAGCGGCGAGTCGAATTTTCATCGCCCGGAGGAATCGCTCGGACCCGGCAAGCCCTCCAACAGAACGTCGAACACCGCTTCGGCATCGTGCGACTCGCCGCGGCGGAACTGATCGATGCCGATTTGCACCTCCCGCCGCAGTCGGGCCAGGAGTTCGTGGCGGGCCGGCTTCGCGCGATTTCAACAGCTCGAGCGCCTCCCGCACGACTTCTTGCGGAGAGTGCTAGCCGCCGCCTCGAATGCGTTCGTCGATCGTCTTATCGAGTTCGGGATCGAGTTCCAGATTCGTGTTCATCGCGCCTATTCTCGGTGTACCGCTGTCCGATTGCCGAAGGCAATTCGCTTGCCGAGTTGGGTGGTTTCGCCGGTTGCGAATCATCCGAACCGAACCGCCGTGTCGCACGCGGCAGC
The sequence above is a segment of the Pirellulales bacterium genome. Coding sequences within it:
- the rplI gene encoding 50S ribosomal protein L9, which produces MPNVSKHKTPPKAKRLGRGPHGGIELLLIQSVDHLGGQGDVVEVKRGYAMNYLLPQGLATIATDHHKRMVDKHRSKLLAIQNQRLASLRTMAEDLGRQSITIEANANDEGHLYGSVGAPEIVKALKQHEITITADQVRLKGPLKELGLYTVAIHLGQEIEAELKVWVVPTVADHVPEPAAAAEKPSSEKPATATKPATAGKPAPAKPAAKK
- the rpsF gene encoding 30S ribosomal protein S6, encoding MAANVYEAMFILDSNRYGRDPAGVSGQIPAMVQQLGGEVLANRLWEERRLAYPINGHRKGTYWLTYFKLDSTQMVQFRRQCQLNENIVRSLFLQVDPRIVDALVAHALTGGQSATAEQRRAAKPEAAPAEGEEETVGVDALADLEAEKSEI
- the dnaB gene encoding replicative DNA helicase, whose product is MATVERNGDSKSPRKTSISAEILDRQPPHNLDAERGVLGSILLLPQVCDDVALMLRAGDFYDDANRMLYEHMLALHDAGRRIDKTLLIERLRTAGQFDLIGGMGYLIKVLDSVPHAANATFYAQIVRDKSTLRSLIHSSTDILRDVYEEAHDARDLLNRAEEKIFAILGERANTQAVAIHDILKLAMERLDRRMKHEHVEGGVETGFRDLDALIGGLHNSELTILAARPSMGKTALALNIAEYCALKAGVPTLFVSLEMSAMELADRLLCSASRVNGHKLRNGTITGEDRRKLLETAGELSEAPLMIDDSPSRNMTEISATARRLKRQNKLGLIAIDYLQLIEPDNPKDSRQEQVARIARRLKGAARELNVPVLCLAQLNRQAEAAKENRPRLSHLRESGAIEQDADVVMFVHRDEYYETNDEDRARVAGEADVIVAKQRNGPTGDVKLVWKGEYTRFENLAHKPHDEFAPFE
- the ssb gene encoding single-stranded DNA-binding protein; this translates as MASFNRVILVGNLTRDPELRYIPSGTAVCEVGLAVNDRRKSASGEWIEETTFVDVTLWSRTAEVASEYLSKGASVLIEGRLKLDTWEKDGKKNSKLRVVGEKMQMLGGKGGSGGGRGGAARGGAAQGGPSYDESEAGFSGESFDDSHGSPPPSKRESVGHGTPAPNDDLPF